A genomic region of Venturia canescens isolate UGA chromosome 9, ASM1945775v1, whole genome shotgun sequence contains the following coding sequences:
- the LOC122415609 gene encoding 17-beta-hydroxysteroid dehydrogenase 13-like isoform X2 — MFLRLYSLVILALDLVTVLFGVWFAILVALYQTFRPPALKNLSGELAMVVGAGRGVGREIAIQLSQLGVSVACIDINANNCCSTVRRSHVGMAKAFICDVTDQVQVRRTVESIRLEMGGDVTMVLHCCGVPSPRALIQEAPEVKRTLEVSVLSHFWLLDSVLPGMQRAGRGHIVALSSVAGLSGGTNIGGRVPISTAQFAVQGFAESLHTEFRQSNSNIIMTLVHVYPFIVGAEAAKDIRLRIPSYFGTMPATDAARMILNGVRRNYAEFSVPGYLLYLGHILRILPKKASFMLRDLLDTGVDFG; from the exons ATGTTTTTAAGACTTTATTCATTGGTGATTTTGGCGCTAGACCTTGTGACGGTACTATTTGGAGTATGGTTTGCGATTTTAGTAGCGCTGTACCAAACATTCAGACCTCCTGCGCTAAAAAATCTTAGCGGAGAGCTCGCAATG GTTGTTGGCGCTGGACGCGGAGTTGGTAGAGAAATTGCCATTCAATTATCACAACTGGGTGTTTCCGTTGCATGCATTGATATCAACGCAAATAATTGCTGTTCAACTGTGAGACGTTCTCACGTTGGCATGGCAAAGGCATTTATATGCGATGTGACGGACCAAGTACAG GTACGTCGCACTGTGGAGTCCATAAGATTGGAGATGGGTGGTGATGTAACAATGGTTCTTCATTGTTGCGGTGTTCCGAGCCCAAGAGCCCTCATCCAGGAAGCACCAGAAGTCAAACGAACTTTAGAAGTTTCAGTTCTCAGCCATTTTTGG CTTTTAGATTCAGTTCTACCGGGCATGCAACGCGCTGGGCGTGGACATATTGTCGCCTTGTCGTCGGTAGCTGGTCTTTCAGGGGGTACAAATATCGGAGGAAGAGTCCCAATTTCAACGGCTCAGTTTGCCGTTCAAGGTTTTGCCGAATCGTTGCACACTGAATTTCGCCAATCGAACAGCAATATTATAATGACACTCGTACACGTGTATCCATTCATCGTTGGAGCCGAGGCAGCTAAAGACATTCGTTTAAG AATACCAAGCTATTTTGGCACGATGCCTGCGACTGATGCAGCAAGAATGATATTGAACGGTGTGAGACGTAATTATGCAGAATTCAGCGTCCCCGGATATCTTTTATATCTTGGCCACATATTGAG aatacTTCCAAAGAAGGCTTCGTTCATGCTGAGAGATCTTTTAGACACCGGAGTCGATTTCGGTTGA
- the LOC122415609 gene encoding 17-beta-hydroxysteroid dehydrogenase 13-like isoform X1: MEPFKAFKPPEMFLRLYSLVILALDLVTVLFGVWFAILVALYQTFRPPALKNLSGELAMVVGAGRGVGREIAIQLSQLGVSVACIDINANNCCSTVRRSHVGMAKAFICDVTDQVQVRRTVESIRLEMGGDVTMVLHCCGVPSPRALIQEAPEVKRTLEVSVLSHFWLLDSVLPGMQRAGRGHIVALSSVAGLSGGTNIGGRVPISTAQFAVQGFAESLHTEFRQSNSNIIMTLVHVYPFIVGAEAAKDIRLRIPSYFGTMPATDAARMILNGVRRNYAEFSVPGYLLYLGHILRILPKKASFMLRDLLDTGVDFG, from the exons ATG GAACCGTTCAAGGCTTTCAAACCTCCGGAGATGTTTTTAAGACTTTATTCATTGGTGATTTTGGCGCTAGACCTTGTGACGGTACTATTTGGAGTATGGTTTGCGATTTTAGTAGCGCTGTACCAAACATTCAGACCTCCTGCGCTAAAAAATCTTAGCGGAGAGCTCGCAATG GTTGTTGGCGCTGGACGCGGAGTTGGTAGAGAAATTGCCATTCAATTATCACAACTGGGTGTTTCCGTTGCATGCATTGATATCAACGCAAATAATTGCTGTTCAACTGTGAGACGTTCTCACGTTGGCATGGCAAAGGCATTTATATGCGATGTGACGGACCAAGTACAG GTACGTCGCACTGTGGAGTCCATAAGATTGGAGATGGGTGGTGATGTAACAATGGTTCTTCATTGTTGCGGTGTTCCGAGCCCAAGAGCCCTCATCCAGGAAGCACCAGAAGTCAAACGAACTTTAGAAGTTTCAGTTCTCAGCCATTTTTGG CTTTTAGATTCAGTTCTACCGGGCATGCAACGCGCTGGGCGTGGACATATTGTCGCCTTGTCGTCGGTAGCTGGTCTTTCAGGGGGTACAAATATCGGAGGAAGAGTCCCAATTTCAACGGCTCAGTTTGCCGTTCAAGGTTTTGCCGAATCGTTGCACACTGAATTTCGCCAATCGAACAGCAATATTATAATGACACTCGTACACGTGTATCCATTCATCGTTGGAGCCGAGGCAGCTAAAGACATTCGTTTAAG AATACCAAGCTATTTTGGCACGATGCCTGCGACTGATGCAGCAAGAATGATATTGAACGGTGTGAGACGTAATTATGCAGAATTCAGCGTCCCCGGATATCTTTTATATCTTGGCCACATATTGAG aatacTTCCAAAGAAGGCTTCGTTCATGCTGAGAGATCTTTTAGACACCGGAGTCGATTTCGGTTGA
- the LOC122415628 gene encoding uncharacterized protein isoform X1 translates to MNRENDEQRAVSQTLCGALQKEANCKCLVLSVLIYGCLAAVTWCRCANVTKVVINFDNYPLKRTEHVSPCDEGYIYIPVAFMGMLYLVYLVECYHSPIRIDLFHAESQDNVMTKLSQLRLAQPTIWWKAVSYHYVRRKRQITRYRNGDNYTTTQVYYERANTHAATSFYFYEYCGVKDISKELTTEPKIPITKITLTKGFAFSNMRSATEFEEARSRFFAEQELRDDYMEMREGLDLGYNFNPTSVVGILGNPWFTNSYVYWCFSALLLSWPLRIIIEYNTQYADYQVTKLFGVNYDTPSSGDQIHESSSQLSAPGSYMLAPSYSEALLMDPSPMTTNCQSTEESSNENLNRDIVPSYSEALLYERAQPDSSFDNNAFGDDFSGICDCYCHVSSIGDQPNAAGTTGENSRRENARTSSASCLEIRDDYEAATCSRCGNNNESNRTPVNPNDANLDRNARRGKRFNSMENSWSCYMMREQNRGCRLTRDLSAPNFSTHCEFAAPTNNQFLRLNENSLENISENEEPVDASSESNGRVNPEDSRARPEVDGVTKKSLGCGTIPKYKGTSSSGETVGTSNGYRLIENPMIDDETQTRSSDEDPEANIPSSKTYFCLKSILKQHRRRYTLVTAEELEKFAADELVPGGPARNDRTAKSSRDNKRPPLFVRDHFFWRNKADGSSAQSTSSLVDQKIQRVSSSRSLIFPSPIEEACRTMPNDPFGGKAVHVMASRSMEKPPDYDEATSLPRFTKLARSLTSIQYKSMSVDSPQRVRTNRIRNPGERRHRRNLSIEPEYLMHACRRSKKVDESVKSEPGDYERGIVASCSIETEVETHAPNSAPMPIQLRRNFTRGFSLYDSKTDRKKRTKFLRTSLTETSESASSFSFNDEPNAPPLEPNSSSSKRFNLSMETSL, encoded by the exons ATGAATCGAGAAAACGACGAG caGCGAGCGGTGTCCCAGACGCTGTGCGGTGCATTGCAGAAAGAAGCGAATTGCAAGTGTCTCGTACTTTCGGTGCTGATTTATGGGTGCCTCGCTGCTGTCACGTGGTGCAGATGCGCCAATGTCACTAAG GTCGTCataaatttcgataattatcCATTAAAGAGAACGGAGCACGTGTCACCGTGCGACGAgggatatatttatataccg GTTGCCTTCATGGGTATGCTTTATCTCGTTTATCTCGTCGAGTGCTACCATTCACCGATTCGTATCGATCTCTTCCACGCCGAGAGCCAGGACAATGTCATGACCAAACTGTCCCAATTGAGGTTGGCACAGCCGACCATTTGGTGGAAAGCTGTTTCCTATCATTACGTACGAAGAAAACGTCAGATAACGCGATACAGAAACGGCGATAATTACACGACTACGCAG GTCTACTACGAGCGAGCCAACACACACGCAGCAACCTCTTTCTACTTTTACGAATATTGTGGCGTTAAGGACATAAGTAAGGAACTTACGACCGAGCCGAAAATTCCAATAACCAAGATCACTCTCACCAAGGGTTTCGCATTTTCGAACATGAGATCCGCTACCGAGTTCGAGGAAGCGAGATCGAGATTTTTCGCAGAGCAG GAACTGCGCGACGATTATATGGAAATGAGGGAAGGTCTTGATCTGGGATACAATTTCAACCCAACGAGCGTCGTCGGAATCCTCGGCAATCCTTGGTTCACCAACTCCTACGTGTACTGGTGCTTCAGCGCTCTACTCCTCAGCTGGCCGTTGCGGATAATCATAGAATACAATACCCAATACGCCGACTACCAG GTGACGAAGCTCTTCGGTGTGAACTACGACACGCCTTCGAGCGGTGATCAAATTCACGAGTCTTCGAGCCAATTAAGCGCACCGGGTTCGTACATGTTGGCGCCGAGCTACAGCGAGGCGCTGCTCATGGATCCATCGCCGATGACAACGAACTGCCAATCGACGGAGGAATCGTCGAACGAAAATCTCAACAGGGACATCGTGCCGAGCTACTCGGAAGCTCTCCTCTACGAGAGAGCTCAGCCGGACTCGAGCTTCGATAACAACGCGTTCGGGGATGATTTTTCGGGGATTTGCGACTGCTACTGTCACGTTTCGTCGATCGGTGATCAGCCGAACGCAGCTGGGACGACGGGAGAGAATTCGAGACGAGAAAACGCGAGAACCTCGTCGGCCTCCTGCTTGGAAATCCGAGACGATTACGAAGCGGCGACTTGTTCGAGATGCGGGAATAACAACGAGAGCAATCGAACACCGGTGAACCCGAACGACGCGAATCTTGATCGGAACGCGCGGCGAGGCAAGAGATTCAATTCCATGGAAAATTCTTGGTCGTGCTACATGATGCGGGAACAGAATCGCGGCTGTCGCTTGACGCGGGATCTCTCAGCCCCGAATTTCTCGACTCACTGTGAATTCGCTGCACCCACGAACAATCAATTCCTTCGCCTCAATGAAAACAGCTTGGAAAATATATCGGAAAACGAAGAACCCGTTGACGCGAGCTCGGAGTCGAACGGCAGAGTGAATCCCGAGGATTCGAGAGCTCGACCGGAAGTCGATGGCGTTACGAAGAAATCGCTCGGTTGCGGAACAATTCCGAAATACAAAGGAACCTCTTCGAGCGGGGAAACCGTCGGTACCAGCAACGGCTACAGACTCATCGAGAATCCCATGATCGACGATGAAACTCAAACGAGATCGAGCGACGAGGATCCCGAGGCGAATATTCCAAGCTCGAAAACATACTTTTGTCTAAAATCCATTCTGAAACAACACCGACGAAGATACACCCTCGTTACGGCCGAGGAATTGGAGAAATTTGCGGCCGACGAGCTCGTCCCCGGTGGCCCCGCGCGGAACGACAGAACGGCCAAGTCCTCGCGGGACAACAAACGCCCTCCGCTCTTCGTCCGGGATCATTTCTTCTGGAGAAACAAAGCCGACGGCAGCTCCGCTCAATCAACCTCGTCTCTCGTGGACCAAAAAATCCAGCGAGTATCCTCCAGCAG aTCGCTGATATTCCCAAGTCCGATAGAAGAAGCCTGTCGAACGATGCCGAACGACCCGTTCGGTGGTAAAGCGGTGCACGTGATGGCCTCGCGGAGCATGGAAAAGCCGCCGGATTACGACGAGGCGACGAGTCTTCCAAGATTCACAAAACTGGCGAGATCGCTGACGTCGATACAGTACAAAAGTATGTCGGTAGATTCGCCGCAGCGCGTCCGCACCAATCGTATTCGTAATCCCGGGGAGCGACGTCACCGTCGTAATTTAAGCATCGAGCCGGAATACTTGATGCACGCGTGTCGACGGAGCAAGAAAGTTGACGAGAGCGTTAAATCCGAACCGGGTGATTACGAGCGCGGGATCGTCGCGAGTTGTTCGATCGAGACCGAGGTCGAAACGCACGCTCCGAATTCAGCCCCGATGCCGATACAATTGAGGCGCAATTTTACCCGCGGTTTCTCACTGTACGACAGTAAAACCGATCGTAAAAAGAGAACAAAATTTCTGCGGACCAGTCTGACGGAGACGAGCGAAAGCGCGTCCTCGTTCTCCTTCAACGACGAACCGAACGCCCCTCCTCTCGAGCCTAATTCCTCGAGCTCCAAACGCTTCAATCTCAGCATGGAAACGTCCTTATAA
- the Sym gene encoding symplekin: MDPRLHRRSDMEDDEPITDETSNFTTVNSVSPNSQIVEWINECSVNPIEAIKLTNLAKIQEVLVNKETHLLGELLGEVLQFSLDRSAEVRKFITGFIEDTGVKQPETIPGMVQTLSRLVADDAPVVAKRALRASGRIIRSALKWIASVPLVTTEMETSWTQLSNLKVQIINMIDSDNDGIRTQAVKFLEGVVLLQTYPDADTPKKPDDFSLEDVPLTLKIARRRKLEEEANHVMNLLVKFHGSPHVSSLNLMTCMGSLALIAKMRPQFMPSVIQALQKLQNDLPPTLSDSQVTSVQKHLKLTLLGLMKHPASIEFASSIAKQLTQLGAKEQDILKAYPKPEDIRRLKKRQQEQAAATAAKRAKLETIVPVEDPEPLPTPVPPPKPPELIELSENFIAERLSVEIASELVMDSMAWVPDTMTSIFAREYQPTATADINVQRQIISKLLAAQIKQAKAKKTKKDAKEDDALMEDLIQNPSITVAEAKRERKREKDREKEKEAKASLEAHEKSLVKARNRLKALKLSEITKPLARETKEKMLLMAVNRILRAEKSAVYGGVAMVRSKILTTLAATFNPYIKEAVLRYITDDMRTRLDLAMGWLYEEYALLQGFQRRTTLCKKPREAPHQAYNFLLCTLVSAIDLIQGKDRDPLLSRLYLEAPLITEDAVEALKALSSDDVRGFAPLQLLREMVVRRPTKQLIFLNVLLCHTGHEIAAIREAAIELVVQLYARNDLSKLIEEYAVLYLGFLRQPKPPEIVFGQDRGRPQVEEVWSESTTRACLGLYLALLPEHQDLIHELARVYTSMGADVKRIVLRLVEAPVRSLGMASPQLLALVENCPKGAETLVTRIIHILTDKSPPSAELVSRVRELYQTRVSDVRFLIPVLNGLTKKEVTAALPKLIKLNPIVVKEVFNRLLGNHNNEANVGPHTSPLTPAELLIALHNIDSTKAELKTVIKATSLCFADKHAFTQETLAVVMQHLMDLTPLPTLFMRTVIQSLALYPRLSGFVMNILQRLILKQVWKQPKVWEGFVKCCERTQPQSFQVILQLPTTQLADALKMAPGLKAPLLAHIDSFAENQKAHISQSIMDVIQGKLPIDMHDDFDIAPAGDYPLETKMETMDAEIAEPAPPGLD; encoded by the exons ATGGATCCTCGGTTACATCGGAGATCGGATATGGAAGATGATGAACCGATAACCGATGAAACTTCCAATTTCACAACTGTCAATTCCGTTTCGCCAAACTCTCAA ATAGTGGAATGGATCAACGAATGCTCCGTCAATCCCATCGAAGCGATAAAGCTTACAAATCTTGCAAAGATTCAAGAAGTCCTAGTGAACAAAGAAACACATTTGTTGGGCGAACTCCTTGGAGAAGTGCTACAATTTTCATTGGACAGAAGTGCAGAAGTCAGGAAATTTATAACTGGTTTTATCGAAGACACCGG AGTCAAGCAGCCGGAAACAATACCAGGAATGGTACAGACCCTTTCGAGATTAGTAGCGGATGATGCTCCTGTTGTAGCAAAAAGGGCTTTGAGAGCAAGCGGCAGAATAATAAGATCAGCTTTAAAATGGATAGCCAGTGTTCCTCTAGTAACTACAGAGATGGAAACATCATGGACGCAACTTAGCAATCTCAAAGTACAAATAATAAACATGATAGACAGCGATAATGATgg CATACGAACGCAGGCTGTCAAATTTTTGGAAGGTGTTGTTCTCCTTCAAACTTATCCGGATGCTGACACACCCAAAAAACCTGATGATTTTTCTCTCGAGGATGTTCCGCTCACCCTGAAAATAGCAAGACGTAGAAAACTCGAGGAAGAGGCTAATCACGTTATGAATTTGTTGGTCAAATTTCACGGTTCGCCTCACGTGAGCAGTCTCAATTTGATGACTTGTATGGGATCGTTGGCGCTAATCGCTAAAATGAGACCGCAGTTTATGCCGTCTGTCATTCAAG CTCTTCAAAAACTACAAAATGATTTGCCACCAACCTTGTCCGATTCTCAAGTGACAAGCGTCCAAAAGCATTTAAAATTGACGCTACTGGGTTTGATGAAACATCCAGCAAGCATAGAATTTGCCTCGTCGATAGCAAAACAATTGACTCAACTTGGAGCCAAAGAACAAGATATTCTCAAGGCTTATCCGAAACCCGAGGATATTCGTCGCTTGAAGAAACGTCAGCAGGAACAGGCTGCTGCAACTGCTGCGAAAAGAGCGAAACTCGAGACCATCGTTCCTGTCGAAGATCCCGAGCCTTTGCCGACTCCGGTTCCTCCACCAAAACCTCCGGAATTGATCGAACTCTCGGAGAATTTCATTGCAGAAAGATTAAGTGTTGAGATCGCCTCCGAGCTCGTTATGGATAGTATG GCCTGGGTTCCGGATACAATGACTTCGATATTCGCTCGTGAATATCAGCCAACCGCAACAGCGGATATAAACGTGCAACGCCAGATCATAAGTAAATTATTAGCGGCACAAATAAAACAAGCgaaagcgaaaaaaacgaaaaaagacgCGAAAGAGGACGACGCTTTGATGGAGGATTTGATACAAAATCCAAGTATCACAGTGGCGGAGGCGAAGCGAGAACGAAAACGTGAGAAAGATCGTGAAAAGGAGAAGGAGGCCAAGGCTTCATTAGAGGCACACGAGAAATCATTGGTGAAGGCGAGAAATCGTTTGAAAGCGTTGAAATTATCGGAAATAACAAAGCCGTTGGCCCGTGAGACAAAAGAGAAAATGTTGTTGATGGCGGTAAATAGGATACTTCGAGCTGAAAAAAGCGCAGTTTACGGTGGAGTCGCGATGGTGAGATCAAAAATTTTAACGACACTCGCGGCAACATTCAACCCCTACATCAAAGAAGCCGTATTGCGTTATATCACGGATGACATGAGAACCCGTTTGGATTTAGCTATGGGTTGGTTGTACGAAGAATACGCTTTGCTTCAAGGTTTTCAAAGAAGAACAACACTCTGCAAGAAACCTCGTGAAGCTCCCCATCAAgcatataattttttactttgcacTCTTGTCTCGGCGATTGATCTGATCCAGGGTAAGGATCGTGATCCTCTTTTGTCACGACTTTATCTCGAAGCTCCGCTCATCACGGAGGATGCGGTAGAAGCCTTGAAGGCTTTGTCATCCGATGATGTTCGCGGTTTTGCTCCGCTGCAACTTCTCAGAGAAATGGTCGTGCGAAGGCCTACaaaacaattgatttttttgaatgttttgCTTTGTCACACCGGACACGAGATCGCTGCGATAAGGGAGGCTGCGATTGAGCTCGTTGTTCAACTTTATGCCCGTAACGATCTTAGTAAACTCATTGAAGAATACGCTGTTCTTTATTTGGGATTCTTGAGACAGCCGAAACCACCAGAAATCGTGTTTGGTCAGGACCGTGGACGGCCGCAGGTCGAGGAGGTCTGGAGTGAATCGACGACCCGGGCTTGCTTGGGATTGTATTTGGCTCTATTACCCGAACATCAGGATCTTATTCACGAATTGGCTAGAGTTTACACTTCCATGGGTGCTGATGTGAAACGAATCGTTCTCAGGCTCGTCGAAGCTCCGGTCAGATCTCTAGGCATGGCCAGCCCCCAATTGCTCGCCCTCGTCGAGAATTGTCCCAAAGGTGCCGAAACACTCGTCACCAGGATCATTCATATTCTCACTGACAAATCGCCTCCGAGTGCCGAATTGGTCTCCAGAGTTCGAGAACTCTATCAAACTCGCGTTTCCGACGTTAGATTCCTTATTCCTGTACTGAATGGCTTAACCAAGAAAGAGGTCACTGCTGCTCTACCCAAACTCATCAAACTCAATCCCATAGTCGTTAAGGAGGTGTTCAATCGGTTACTCGGTAATCATAACAACGAGGCGAATGTTGGCCCTCATACTTCGCCGCTCACTCCTGCTGAGCTGCTCATAGCTCTTCATAACATTGACTCGACCAAAGCTGAATTGAAGACTGTTATCAAAG CAACGTCTCTTTGTTTTGCCGACAAACATGCATTTACACAAGAAACTTTGGCGGTTGTGATGCAGCATTTGATGGATTTGACGCCGTTGCCAACGTTATTTATGCGAACCGTTATACAGAGTTTAGCCCTTTATCCGCGTCTGAGTGGTTTCGTTATGAATATACTGCAACGTTTGATTCTCAAGCAGGTGTGGAAACAACCAAAAGTTTGGGAGGGTTTCGTCAAGTGTTGCGAACGAACGCAACCGCAAAGTTTTCAGGTGATACTTCAATTACCGACAACCCAATTAGCAGATGCCTTGAAAATGGCTCCAGGTTTGAAAGCACCGTTGTTGGCGCATATCGATTCATTCGCTGAAAATCAA AAGGCTCACATTTCCCAATCAATAATGGACGTGATTCAAGGAAAACTTCCGATCGACATGCACGACGATTTTGATATTGCCCCAGCCGGCGATTATCCTTTGGAAACAAAGATGGAAACAATGGACGCCGAAATTGCGGAGCCTGCCCCGCCAGGTTTAGATTGA
- the LOC122415628 gene encoding uncharacterized protein isoform X2: MNRENDERAVSQTLCGALQKEANCKCLVLSVLIYGCLAAVTWCRCANVTKVVINFDNYPLKRTEHVSPCDEGYIYIPVAFMGMLYLVYLVECYHSPIRIDLFHAESQDNVMTKLSQLRLAQPTIWWKAVSYHYVRRKRQITRYRNGDNYTTTQVYYERANTHAATSFYFYEYCGVKDISKELTTEPKIPITKITLTKGFAFSNMRSATEFEEARSRFFAEQELRDDYMEMREGLDLGYNFNPTSVVGILGNPWFTNSYVYWCFSALLLSWPLRIIIEYNTQYADYQVTKLFGVNYDTPSSGDQIHESSSQLSAPGSYMLAPSYSEALLMDPSPMTTNCQSTEESSNENLNRDIVPSYSEALLYERAQPDSSFDNNAFGDDFSGICDCYCHVSSIGDQPNAAGTTGENSRRENARTSSASCLEIRDDYEAATCSRCGNNNESNRTPVNPNDANLDRNARRGKRFNSMENSWSCYMMREQNRGCRLTRDLSAPNFSTHCEFAAPTNNQFLRLNENSLENISENEEPVDASSESNGRVNPEDSRARPEVDGVTKKSLGCGTIPKYKGTSSSGETVGTSNGYRLIENPMIDDETQTRSSDEDPEANIPSSKTYFCLKSILKQHRRRYTLVTAEELEKFAADELVPGGPARNDRTAKSSRDNKRPPLFVRDHFFWRNKADGSSAQSTSSLVDQKIQRVSSSRSLIFPSPIEEACRTMPNDPFGGKAVHVMASRSMEKPPDYDEATSLPRFTKLARSLTSIQYKSMSVDSPQRVRTNRIRNPGERRHRRNLSIEPEYLMHACRRSKKVDESVKSEPGDYERGIVASCSIETEVETHAPNSAPMPIQLRRNFTRGFSLYDSKTDRKKRTKFLRTSLTETSESASSFSFNDEPNAPPLEPNSSSSKRFNLSMETSL, translated from the exons ATGAATCGAGAAAACGACGAG CGAGCGGTGTCCCAGACGCTGTGCGGTGCATTGCAGAAAGAAGCGAATTGCAAGTGTCTCGTACTTTCGGTGCTGATTTATGGGTGCCTCGCTGCTGTCACGTGGTGCAGATGCGCCAATGTCACTAAG GTCGTCataaatttcgataattatcCATTAAAGAGAACGGAGCACGTGTCACCGTGCGACGAgggatatatttatataccg GTTGCCTTCATGGGTATGCTTTATCTCGTTTATCTCGTCGAGTGCTACCATTCACCGATTCGTATCGATCTCTTCCACGCCGAGAGCCAGGACAATGTCATGACCAAACTGTCCCAATTGAGGTTGGCACAGCCGACCATTTGGTGGAAAGCTGTTTCCTATCATTACGTACGAAGAAAACGTCAGATAACGCGATACAGAAACGGCGATAATTACACGACTACGCAG GTCTACTACGAGCGAGCCAACACACACGCAGCAACCTCTTTCTACTTTTACGAATATTGTGGCGTTAAGGACATAAGTAAGGAACTTACGACCGAGCCGAAAATTCCAATAACCAAGATCACTCTCACCAAGGGTTTCGCATTTTCGAACATGAGATCCGCTACCGAGTTCGAGGAAGCGAGATCGAGATTTTTCGCAGAGCAG GAACTGCGCGACGATTATATGGAAATGAGGGAAGGTCTTGATCTGGGATACAATTTCAACCCAACGAGCGTCGTCGGAATCCTCGGCAATCCTTGGTTCACCAACTCCTACGTGTACTGGTGCTTCAGCGCTCTACTCCTCAGCTGGCCGTTGCGGATAATCATAGAATACAATACCCAATACGCCGACTACCAG GTGACGAAGCTCTTCGGTGTGAACTACGACACGCCTTCGAGCGGTGATCAAATTCACGAGTCTTCGAGCCAATTAAGCGCACCGGGTTCGTACATGTTGGCGCCGAGCTACAGCGAGGCGCTGCTCATGGATCCATCGCCGATGACAACGAACTGCCAATCGACGGAGGAATCGTCGAACGAAAATCTCAACAGGGACATCGTGCCGAGCTACTCGGAAGCTCTCCTCTACGAGAGAGCTCAGCCGGACTCGAGCTTCGATAACAACGCGTTCGGGGATGATTTTTCGGGGATTTGCGACTGCTACTGTCACGTTTCGTCGATCGGTGATCAGCCGAACGCAGCTGGGACGACGGGAGAGAATTCGAGACGAGAAAACGCGAGAACCTCGTCGGCCTCCTGCTTGGAAATCCGAGACGATTACGAAGCGGCGACTTGTTCGAGATGCGGGAATAACAACGAGAGCAATCGAACACCGGTGAACCCGAACGACGCGAATCTTGATCGGAACGCGCGGCGAGGCAAGAGATTCAATTCCATGGAAAATTCTTGGTCGTGCTACATGATGCGGGAACAGAATCGCGGCTGTCGCTTGACGCGGGATCTCTCAGCCCCGAATTTCTCGACTCACTGTGAATTCGCTGCACCCACGAACAATCAATTCCTTCGCCTCAATGAAAACAGCTTGGAAAATATATCGGAAAACGAAGAACCCGTTGACGCGAGCTCGGAGTCGAACGGCAGAGTGAATCCCGAGGATTCGAGAGCTCGACCGGAAGTCGATGGCGTTACGAAGAAATCGCTCGGTTGCGGAACAATTCCGAAATACAAAGGAACCTCTTCGAGCGGGGAAACCGTCGGTACCAGCAACGGCTACAGACTCATCGAGAATCCCATGATCGACGATGAAACTCAAACGAGATCGAGCGACGAGGATCCCGAGGCGAATATTCCAAGCTCGAAAACATACTTTTGTCTAAAATCCATTCTGAAACAACACCGACGAAGATACACCCTCGTTACGGCCGAGGAATTGGAGAAATTTGCGGCCGACGAGCTCGTCCCCGGTGGCCCCGCGCGGAACGACAGAACGGCCAAGTCCTCGCGGGACAACAAACGCCCTCCGCTCTTCGTCCGGGATCATTTCTTCTGGAGAAACAAAGCCGACGGCAGCTCCGCTCAATCAACCTCGTCTCTCGTGGACCAAAAAATCCAGCGAGTATCCTCCAGCAG aTCGCTGATATTCCCAAGTCCGATAGAAGAAGCCTGTCGAACGATGCCGAACGACCCGTTCGGTGGTAAAGCGGTGCACGTGATGGCCTCGCGGAGCATGGAAAAGCCGCCGGATTACGACGAGGCGACGAGTCTTCCAAGATTCACAAAACTGGCGAGATCGCTGACGTCGATACAGTACAAAAGTATGTCGGTAGATTCGCCGCAGCGCGTCCGCACCAATCGTATTCGTAATCCCGGGGAGCGACGTCACCGTCGTAATTTAAGCATCGAGCCGGAATACTTGATGCACGCGTGTCGACGGAGCAAGAAAGTTGACGAGAGCGTTAAATCCGAACCGGGTGATTACGAGCGCGGGATCGTCGCGAGTTGTTCGATCGAGACCGAGGTCGAAACGCACGCTCCGAATTCAGCCCCGATGCCGATACAATTGAGGCGCAATTTTACCCGCGGTTTCTCACTGTACGACAGTAAAACCGATCGTAAAAAGAGAACAAAATTTCTGCGGACCAGTCTGACGGAGACGAGCGAAAGCGCGTCCTCGTTCTCCTTCAACGACGAACCGAACGCCCCTCCTCTCGAGCCTAATTCCTCGAGCTCCAAACGCTTCAATCTCAGCATGGAAACGTCCTTATAA